The Enterobacter asburiae genome window below encodes:
- a CDS encoding YshB family small membrane protein, translating to MLETIVNMLSSGAAESHTPQTAVAAMLCAALVGLFS from the coding sequence ATGCTGGAAACAATCGTGAATATGCTCTCTAGCGGAGCCGCTGAAAGCCACACGCCACAAACAGCCGTTGCGGCTATGCTGTGCGCGGCGCTGGTTGGGCTGTTTAGCTAG
- the yihA gene encoding ribosome biogenesis GTP-binding protein YihA/YsxC — MTTWNYQQTHFVTSAPDIRHLPSDTGIEVAFAGRSNAGKSSALNTLTNQKSLARTSKTPGRTQLINLFEVAEGKRLVDLPGYGYAQVPEEMKIKWQRALGEYLEKRLCLKGLVVLMDIRHPLKDLDQQMIDWAVASDIAVLVLLTKADKLASGARKAQVNMVREAVLAFNGDVQVEPFSSLKKQGVDKLRQKLDTWFSELEPATEAEEE; from the coding sequence GTGACTACCTGGAACTACCAACAGACGCATTTTGTCACCAGTGCGCCCGATATTCGCCACCTTCCCTCTGATACCGGTATTGAAGTGGCATTTGCTGGCCGCTCCAATGCGGGGAAATCCAGCGCCCTGAATACGCTGACCAATCAGAAGAGCCTGGCGCGTACCTCAAAAACACCTGGCCGTACCCAGCTGATCAACCTGTTTGAAGTCGCTGAGGGCAAACGCCTGGTCGACTTACCGGGCTACGGTTACGCGCAGGTACCGGAAGAGATGAAAATCAAGTGGCAGCGTGCGCTGGGTGAATACCTGGAAAAACGCCTGTGCCTGAAAGGTCTGGTGGTGCTGATGGATATTCGCCATCCCCTGAAAGATCTGGATCAGCAGATGATCGACTGGGCTGTAGCAAGCGATATCGCCGTGCTGGTGCTGCTGACGAAAGCCGATAAGCTGGCGAGCGGCGCGCGTAAAGCGCAGGTGAATATGGTTCGCGAAGCGGTGCTGGCGTTCAACGGTGATGTGCAGGTTGAGCCGTTCTCCTCCCTGAAAAAGCAGGGCGTGGACAAGCTGCGTCAGAAGCTCGACACCTGGTTTAGCGAGCTGGAACCCGCGACGGAAGCGGAAGAAGAGTAA
- a CDS encoding spot 42 RNA, inhibition of DNA synthesis translates to MFYLSDLLLHVIGFG, encoded by the coding sequence ATGTTCTATCTTTCAGACCTTTTACTTCACGTAATCGGATTTGGCTGA
- the hemN gene encoding oxygen-independent coproporphyrinogen III oxidase yields MSAPTIDWDLALIQKYNYSGPRYTSYPTALEFSDAFGERDFQQAVARYPERPLSLYVHIPFCHKLCYFCGCNKIVTRQQHKADQYLDALEQEIVHRAPLFAGRHVSQLHWGGGTPTYLNKAQISRLMTLLRGNFSFNADAEISIEVDPREIEVDVLDHLRAEGFNRLSMGVQDFNKEVQRLVNREQDEEFIFALLNHARDIGFTSTNIDLIYGLPKQTPESFAFTLKRVAELNPDRLSVFNYAHLPTLFAAQRKIKDADLPSAQQKLDILQETITSLTETGYQFIGMDHFARPDDELAIAQREGVLHRNFQGYTTQGDTDLLGMGVSAISMIGDCYAQNQKELKRYYQQVDETGNALWRGIALTRDDCIRRDVIKALICNFRLDFSDVESQWDLHFSDYFAEDLKLIAPLAKDGLVDVSENAIEVTPKGRLLIRNICMCFDAYLRQKARLQQFSRVI; encoded by the coding sequence ATGTCAGCACCAACTATCGACTGGGATTTGGCCCTAATCCAGAAATATAACTATTCCGGGCCGCGTTATACGTCATACCCCACCGCGCTGGAGTTCTCCGATGCCTTCGGCGAGCGTGATTTCCAGCAGGCTGTCGCGCGCTATCCTGAGCGTCCGCTGTCGCTCTACGTCCATATTCCGTTCTGCCACAAGCTCTGCTACTTCTGCGGCTGCAATAAAATCGTTACCCGCCAGCAGCACAAAGCCGATCAGTATCTTGATGCCCTCGAACAAGAAATTGTCCATCGCGCACCGCTGTTTGCTGGCCGTCACGTCAGCCAGCTTCACTGGGGCGGCGGCACGCCAACCTATCTGAATAAAGCGCAAATAAGCCGCCTGATGACCCTGCTGCGCGGCAATTTCAGTTTTAACGCCGATGCGGAAATCTCGATCGAAGTCGATCCGCGTGAAATTGAGGTGGATGTACTGGATCACTTACGCGCCGAAGGCTTCAATCGTCTGAGCATGGGCGTGCAGGATTTCAATAAAGAGGTTCAGCGTCTGGTGAACCGCGAGCAGGACGAAGAGTTTATCTTTGCCTTGCTCAACCACGCGCGTGATATCGGCTTTACATCGACCAATATCGACCTGATTTACGGCCTGCCAAAGCAGACGCCGGAGAGCTTCGCCTTCACCCTGAAGCGCGTGGCCGAACTCAACCCGGACCGCCTGAGCGTCTTTAACTATGCGCACCTGCCGACCCTCTTTGCCGCCCAGCGCAAAATCAAAGATGCCGATCTTCCTTCAGCCCAGCAGAAGCTGGATATTCTGCAGGAAACCATCACCTCGCTGACCGAAACCGGCTATCAGTTTATCGGGATGGATCACTTTGCTCGTCCGGATGACGAGCTGGCGATTGCGCAGCGTGAAGGGGTACTGCACCGTAACTTCCAGGGCTACACGACGCAGGGCGATACCGATTTGCTGGGGATGGGCGTCTCCGCCATCAGTATGATTGGCGACTGTTACGCGCAGAACCAGAAAGAGCTGAAGCGCTACTACCAGCAGGTTGATGAAACGGGCAACGCGCTGTGGCGCGGCATTGCGTTAACGCGCGACGACTGCATCCGTCGCGATGTCATTAAGGCGCTCATCTGCAACTTCCGTCTCGATTTCAGCGATGTTGAGTCGCAGTGGGATCTGCACTTCAGCGATTATTTTGCGGAAGACCTGAAGCTGATTGCACCGCTGGCGAAAGACGGGCTGGTGGATGTGTCGGAGAACGCGATTGAGGTCACGCCGAAAGGGCGTCTGTTGATCCGTAATATTTGCATGTGCTTTGACGCGTATCTGCGCCAGAAAGCGCGACTGCAGCAGTTCTCGCGGGTGATTTAA
- the yihI gene encoding Der GTPase-activating protein YihI, which produces MKKPTSAAGAKRPAKARRKTREELNQEARDRKRDKKHRGHTAGSRANGGGAAGASAKGKQQKDPRIGSKTPIPLGVTDTPVTKQHKPKSEKPMLSPQAELDLLENDERLDALLERLEEGETLTAEEQSWVDAKLDRIDELMQKLGLSYDDDEDEEEDEKQEDMMRLLKGGN; this is translated from the coding sequence ATGAAAAAACCAACCTCCGCTGCGGGCGCGAAACGCCCTGCAAAAGCACGCCGCAAAACGCGCGAAGAACTGAACCAGGAAGCGCGCGATCGTAAACGCGACAAAAAACATCGCGGTCATACTGCGGGTAGCCGTGCCAACGGTGGTGGTGCAGCGGGTGCTTCTGCAAAAGGCAAACAGCAGAAAGACCCTCGTATCGGCAGTAAAACTCCCATTCCACTGGGCGTGACAGACACCCCGGTCACTAAGCAGCACAAACCAAAGAGCGAGAAACCTATGCTTTCACCGCAGGCTGAGCTGGATTTGCTGGAGAACGATGAGCGCCTGGACGCGCTGCTGGAACGTCTTGAAGAGGGTGAAACCCTGACCGCTGAAGAGCAGTCATGGGTGGATGCCAAACTGGATCGTATCGATGAACTGATGCAGAAGCTGGGCCTGTCATACGACGATGACGAAGATGAAGAAGAAGACGAGAAGCAGGAAGATATGATGCGTCTTCTGAAGGGTGGAAACTAA